ctgtcttgaagcaggtgggaacattctcctgtgacagcgatatgttgaaattgtcagtaatgacatctactagctggttggcacatgtttttattacacagccagggatgttgtcaggcgcagcagctttactcatattcacttcacaatgcccgcctgacaaaggacttcttccagagaaataacatcactcttttgaaccatcctgtgtgttcccctgatctaaatccaattgagaacatttgggttTGGATGGCAAGGAAATTTTtacagacagtggatgccctccgagaaaccatcttcaccacttggagccaCATTCCCACTACCCTTGTGGAAAtgctagcatcaagcatgccgaaacgaatttttgaggtgattaacaagaatggCGCAGCTACTCATTACTGagtccttttttgaaaatttaatttctattttagggggtttggtttttttttttttttttttgagatttagggcactatcttgcgccagactccctaaacccgctatttgcggatttaggatttaggaagaggcgttcccccgtaaaagttgctatcttgtgcacctcccgctatccgcaaaacacctgcgctacccgctatattatgcataggcgtgttttgggcgttgcgccagttaaaccaatcagtgtgccaggtgccattgcctttaagggcaggatgcgctatcctaaatcctaaatcctaaacccgcgatggagagagggaggtagattttctcagggcttctactgaggctaaagcaagttggctttatatacatattatatattatattataggcgagttaattcgggaggtggagtctcatgtgtccaagtggacgtgtcacaaagttgtactgattgagtaaaatccccgggccacaccacagacaaacaagaggcagaggtggaactatgtgtaaactaatttattgacaaggtagattgggcaaataaaataataaaaataaaaatatagcacagctgctggcttatgataaaacaataaaacgtgctggcgtaagtgtccaattaaaaaagtctttcctctaaacactctatatgagtaatatactcagtccattccggcggcgtcccggtatcagtccgaccgtgtgcgtggtgaggctccgtcggggcgcgcattgaagccacctgggcgcgctctcctaacagcccaaactttagggatagcggatagcgggtggtcaggaccacccgctatccgctatccctaaagtgtgtgcgcaagatagcaactttagggatagcgcatgaaacacacccacggacacacctccaggcgcaaatgacggagtcggcataacggatagcgggtagcgggtggcgcaagataccgtttagggatagcggaagttcctaaatccgcaatttgcgggtagcgggtagtggcagcggatagcgggtggcacaagatagggcccatggtcttaaacttttgatcagctgatgaaccgcctatttcagtttaatggttgtttgcagttaaatgcttactcaaattttttttgtctcactcccatttcttctttttgcattttgaagctctacttagaaccttcttaagattcaacagtgcaaaatgtaaattcttgcaatttttcaactgttcttaaaattttgatcaggagtgtattcaGGTTCAAGCAAATAACCCCGGATTTCATCCAAAACATCAGATTGGTTGATGTTATCCTGATCAAACTCTGCTCTCTATACCCCTATGCTGGCCTTGTGTTGAATGAGAAATACAAGAGTATGAGTATGAACAGTCTTTACTTCTGAGAGCTGGAGGATTTCTTAGGGTAAGAGCCTGGGAGCCAGGGCTGGCAAAACCGAGCCAACAGGCAGGTAAGTGAGACAGGATGGAGGGGCTCACTTCATAGGTGAAAGTACACGGGAGGGCTATGGTACCGTAACCCTATGGTACCAAGCAGACAATGTTCTTGGTTGTCAGGGCAGCGGGTCCAGAAACAGGTAAGCAGGCAGCGGCGAAGATGAACCAGGAAGGAGCAGGCAGACAGTAAGTCGGGACAGGTGGATGACAACAGAGCCAGCAggtaggtacacacacacatgattcaCAGATTGGGTAAATGATGATCACTCCCAGCGAAGCAGGTGCTTGTGAATGCCACTTGTGAACTATAGCTAGCTATAGTGTTTCCAAACATGGAAAACTGTTTTGAGGTTCCTTAAATCACTTCAAGGTTTGATTCAGGCACAAATCTGATTCAGACTATTGATAGTCTCAAGCAATTTCAGGTTACAACCAACACAGTATAAACAACATAGTACGatgtataaaatattttgtatgaTAGCCAAATAGAAGCAAAGAAACAAGCGCTAGAAGAGTTATATAACAAACCTAATACTATTatgctgcagctgtgtggtGAGGTTGTGGgagaatattcctttaaatgtaCACTATGTATGTGAGGACACATGCTTGACAGCTGACTGACTTCCACTGGCACCACATTTGACCAAAATGCCTCTGACTGGCACTCTAACTTCTAGTTTTCATATATACAGATAAAAGTACTGTGGTCTTTATCAAATTACTAAAGAAAAAATTTGCAGTCAAAGCACACTTTTAATAATCATgtttaatcatttattcatgtatCAATTGCTTTGTTGTCATTGGTGCATACAAGCTGGGAGCGTGAACTCTAAGTAATGCTTGATAATCAGAGAAACAAGTGACGCAAGTCAAGAAGCTGTGAAGTGGAGAAGTCACATTTTTCCCACAGTATTTGTTTGATGATGTAACAATGCAAAACAGTTTTCAGGTCAGTTCAGATTTAAGGTTGTCAAGGTTGTATGACTgtggctacgtttacacgtagtcgggtattttgagaaacgaatatttccctccctccgttttccaaaataacagcatgcacacggcatcgttttcaaaaaagtttccgtttacatcaacccgcataaatacgccgttgagcgccatcataacaaccccaagcctatgggcggcggggtaggaagaaggagaaaaccatgcaagccaatcagaagccaaacccGACAGCAGTCCACCCAGGTCGGACCCAAGCGATGCTGGCGGTGCCGCTGGCTGGCTctctgtgttggagggaggagactgacctccgagcccttattcatctctgctcctctatataaaaaagctgctgtaattgaaaatgcaaacatatggacagaaatgcgactgctactgtgaatgcatccatgatcatcaccattatagacataatttacgtatatcatgtctatgatcaccatagccaaatggAAACATTGTGCGCACTTTTGGCACATGTGACGTcagctgcctgaaactctgtatttctccgtttttctcagtttacatgcaaacgcgaaacaggagttttcctaaatctccacttttgccggagtttttagaaagaatcgttttcagaggcgaattcgccgtttgcgtgtaaatgaggggcacaaacgaagggaaatgtcgtttttaaaaatacctgtgtacgtgtaaacgtagcctgtGATGCATATAGTCAGCAATCCATGTCTCACAATGAAAGGTTATTGCGAACATTGCCAGCCTGACCTGAACAGTTTTCTCAAGAAACCGCTGACGGGATGTTTAGAAAAGAGTGAGACAACTGACATTCCAGTTACCATAACAAGTGACATGATTAACGTAAGAGACCTGCacatcttttgaaaataaaatcactcaCTCTGAATGTCTTAAGCAAAAATGGTGGACACTTTcaactgataaaaataaaactatggAAAGACTGTAATATTTAGTAacagatattttgtttttcttccagcagCACTCTGCCTATGATCTGGAAGTCAAGCTCCCTCCAGTTGAGCACATTCCCCGGCGTGAAGTTGAGGTTGTCCATGTAGCGGCTGATCTCACAGGGTGAGAGGACGTGGTCCCACATGTGGACATCAGAGATCATGCCAACAAAAGACTGTTTGGCATCGAATCCTCCACCATGGGAATCCTGCTCCTGTAGACATtgccaaaaaaagaacaattttaGATAAATAGCACTaatattgtaaaatgttttgttctgAAAAAAGCCCTCTCCTCAAATCATAAATTCACAATCATCAGTATCTACAGGAGGACTATCAAATTTAGCACCTGACAGTACTACCTGTCCTAAGGTAATGATGGTGTGTCCTGTGATGTTTGATCCAGCGCTGGTGAATTTCCTGCAACTGGGCTTTCCATTCAGCCACAACTGTTCCAGTCCGGATGCAGAGTCCCAGgtggcacagacagacagccatgCGTTCAGTTTGTATTCCTGACCATCAAATACTGCAGTAACATCTCTGGCATATACTTCAATCTGACCGGCTGCAGCCTTCTTGAAAAGCAGGAAGTCATTTGCAGCAGACGGTGTGGCCAGAGAGAACAGGATGTGATTTCTGCTGAGGTCTGTAAAACTCCTGTAGGCATTATggatgggcacacacacacacacacacacacacacacacacacacacacacacacacacagacacatcatcatcatcatcatcatcatcattacaatcAATCACACATCAAGCCATTCACAGTTTGGCTGATAATGGCTTCTACCACCAGTGTTGCCATCTTTCCAGTACCTGAGACAGGCAGTCACAGCACTGAAATCCTCTCTGGTTGTACTCAGCTTCACGTGAGCGGTGCTGGTCTGTTGTGGGAAGGTGAACATTTTACCTGAAAGATCTGAAcccacaaacacagattttcaaAGCCAGGATACAAAATGTAAAGTTGTTAATCTAAATTACatttgaacaaaacacacaacacagacaaataGAAGTTCCACTGGAAAAAACTTCATGTAGTCATTCATGTCTGTTTTGAGAAGtgatttttgtatatttttcattttaggccTAGTTTGGAGCTCAAATTCAGTGCGGTtccctttttaaaatgaaataaacagcgTCACAGTCTAGTGCATACTGTGTGCTCAAAGTATTCTCTGTAACAAAGCACATGTATCATGTTGGCCAGCATAACACCGATAAATTTACTGTATATTCTTCAGTGAATATATATTTACTGAAACTTATTGTACTCATCATCCAAGTTATCACAATTAACCTCTGACAGCGATGGCCTTGATTGAAACACTGCTCTGATTGTATTCTCTTTCCAGTCAAGCCCTACTTGGCTTTAAAGCTGCATTCCTTGAAGTTGGAGTGTGTTTCAAGAATGAGCGGAAAAAACTCATCCCATTAGTCACATTTctttaaagaataaaacaaaacaaacaaacaaacaaaaaaactgcatggttACTAAGAGGCATCTTGATTTGAAGTTTTGGACTCATGtctcctgttttcatctctcctGTTCAGTATTATCtaaaatctgtatttgtatttgagatttttttcttcctgcaaaGAAATGATTATTTCTTGGCTGAAAGTGGAAATATCACAAGTACGGCTGTCAGACAAATGTACAGACATGAGATGAAAACACTTCATGATCAATCGCTCCACAGTTTTAAAGCTGTGAGTGTTTTTGactcagtttgttgttttctattTCCCTTGTCTACCTTATTTAGTAACATTATTAGAAAACAGGttttaaaaggttactatagtgataaatgtgatttttttaaaagttcatTTTACAATTAAAGAGAATAGATGTTCAGCAGTAGACAATATTGACAATTTCCACGTGGATACATTTATGCTCTTTGCACAGCAGTTTTAacataacatgttttttttctgtttatgaagTTGTTTACCTTGAGGTGTAGCAGCACATGCTGTCAGCATCACCAGCAGAAGTAAAAACTTCATCTGAGGGAAAGACACAATGTAGAAAATgcacaagttaaataaaactcATTGCGAAGTGTTTCCAACAGAAATTCAATTATCACCACTGATTTGACATAGACTGCAAATGAATTTGCTGCTTACTGGACTTGGCCggcaataaatataaaagagtgctaaattaattaattacataaaatcaaaaatcacttcaagttGTTCTGAAATTGCATTATGTCTTGATCTTACCTTTGTGGCAGGGCAGTGGATGGGGTAACTGGGTTTTTTATATTTGCTACTTCCTCATTCTTGGATGAGTCTTTGCACATTTGCCATTTGCTTCCTTTtgaatgttcttctttttttttttttttttttaccctgacTTCATATTCCAGCATTGCAAAAGTTTACTTCctcacagatgttttttttttttttttccccattggtGTAACAGAATTCATGTTGAAAGCCTGTGTTAATGCGGGCAGATAATGTTTTACATAAATCCACTTCATGATGCAGTGTTGCTACTAACAGCAGACACTTTGCCATGTGGTGGCACATTTTACTTTACACATTTCAGATGTTCATTACAAACAGTGCTTTCCTGTGGAACTCACTGGTAACTATGGAAAATGAGAAGTAAGGGCGAAGATCTGAAACTTAGTTATGGAAGTAAACTGATGAACTAACACAAAGCAGCATGTATAAAGAAGATATCATCTGAACCAATAGCATATCATAATAACACTATCAATATAACACTGTACACATTGATTTTCAAAACAGAGTTGCAAAACtaagataaatgaataaaacaatgatatatacaaagataaataaagttaaacagcaataaaataaagatgatcAAAGTGATCACAGCTAAAATAAAACAGGTAAACTAAAAAGTTCAGccacaacaacataaaatcatcctgtttgttttgtttgcttttacatTCCCCCACCTCTCTACCACACTGACTATTAGGCTGTGATTCCCCAGAGcctgttgtttcagtttttctttataCAAACTTTCAGTGCCTTTCAATGATtactttttatttcagtttcagtgactTTCAATTTGTAGGCCGAGAGAAAGTTGTAGGAGACAATaaagtgtttgtctgtcttgtgaaaatgtgaatcaTTACAAAATATTTGGGTGAGgcccaaacaaaaaacaaaacttcagctaaattaaaatagcaaaatggTTAAGTGTGGTCATGTAaattctgctctgtgttttgatttATGGCTGTCAAAATGCTTTCAAAGTTAAAGTGCCAAGCATTGTTCAcagtgttgggaaaaaaaaaaaaaagtgtttctatCTTGACTAAAGCACAGGCAGCACTTATAATCTTGGAAAAGTAATCTCTCTACAATTGTTTTTGTCAGCTTTTTATAATTGTGTCAGTCTAATAAGTGATTGCTTGTTCTAAATCCATACAAAGATAACATGACAGGAAGGGCCACACCTAATGGTACAGGGCCTACAGAGCACAGGACAAGACAGCACAggacaccacaaacacacacacacacacacacacacacacacacagcaatcaaaCCAGCAGTGCAGGAAATTTAGCTGACAGAAGAGTTGTGCTGAATGTTTGGTCCTGCCTGTCAACATGACTAACCTATGAATGTGACTGATACAAAATATGGACGAGCAGGTCAGGCCAATTTTGTGCAATACTTTTTGTGCAATggattgtgagttttttttttttattatttgctgcTTCTTCATTGTCATGCTTTGCAATATTTGCTTccctttgtcttttatttttgactACAGTTTTCACTATTGCAAAACTTGACTTCCTCATAGATACTTTGTGAAATATGGATCGTAATATGACTGATAATGCACAGTACTACACATTATGAAGTACTCTTTGTACAGTAGACAAATTCCCCCCAGCAAAGCCGTGACAACTCTGACTTCAGTGCCACCGTTTCTACTGTAGCTCTCCAAATCCAGCCTGACTACATTCAGGCTATTATGTTTTCTCACTTCTGTTGCATGGGACTCATCATCCCATCATCACTTTGCCAGGAATAAATACACTAGCTATCTTTTGGAGGAAACTGTGCTCATTAAGAAGGAACTTGAGTAACTAGTAACAACTCGTTCCTCAAGTAGTACAACTTCAAAAGTAACATGAATTATTAAACCTGgcataatcttttttttgtcattaatagttagggtttttgttgttgttggctggttactttctttgttttgttattttcctacCTTGTAGGCTATATATAGATTTTTCTACAAGCACTTGTCACTGAGTGTTAACTTAGGTTACCATTAATGCTCTGtgctttcttcctttcttcccttcTCAATCGACAAAAATGACTTGGTATAGTACAACATTGAGGTTCTATCTTTTCTGTCACATGAAAACACCACAGCCTATCCACAGAGGGCCTCTGTGATGGTGAAGTCTGCAGGCTGCTGCCTCCATTGAAGTGATGAGATCCAGAAGTGACGAGGGAGAAGCCTGCAGCTCAGCGTGAATGTTTCCTGGAGAACAGCATCAGATCAGCCAGAGGGATGAGCCCTGGAGAGGGATCAGACAGAGACGACGAGACAGAGCGCACTCAACTCAGCCGGGAAAAACTCTGTAGGTTCGACTGGGCTTCCAGACAGGATGAGAGGCAATACTGTTTGTCACACTAaggttgattttattttattatatcacTTATAAGATTGTTTTACAACAAAGTTTCACAttacattaatttaaaaaaagcaattatGGCTGTGGGGCCTCAAAGCAATAACTCACAATGTACAGAAAAAGATGAcaagctatatatatatatatatatatatatatatatatatatatatatatatacacacacacacacacatacactgacgCTGATGAGAAAATCAAAGGTGTTAAAAACTGAGAACTTCAAATTGATCCACTGATACAAGCAGCAATAAGGTCTGCTATAATATACTGAATGAACATGGGTGCAATCAATATAGTTCACCACAACAAAAAGATGGTCATGTGTGTGCGTCTGAAAACAGCTAAATATGAGAGAAACAGTGGAAACTAGATTACTATCATCCTCTTGCATATTATATTTACAAGAAGGGATCCCTCAGACGTGGTTATAAAAATAGATTCTGAAATGGCATGCTTCTgtgagtgttttctctgttggCTTTTCACAACAGAGAGCTGAACAATAGCTCTGATTGCATAGTCTTGGACATATGACAGCCAAAACAATGAGCTGGGATGATCTAATGATAGAGCTGTAGGAAGTCCCGTTGgtgcctgtgtttgtctgtatttgtgtcttctgtgtgtgtgcttgtgtatgcatgcgtgtatatgtgtgataGTCTTATGTAAGTAGGGCTTTGTTGCTCTCGTCCTCAGGCTCGTTCCTCTCCCAGCCCTGCCGTATGCGGGTGACGGTGCGGTCCACacaggggaggaggagcagcagcttcagcagcaacacaactgTAGGCACCACCAGGCACAGCATGTAAGGAGGTGGAACCCAAAATTTGTATGTAGAGGAACGAAGAAATCTGTTCCAGCCAAACAGGTAGGTGTGGAAGGTGCAGAAGAACAGTGTCAGGTAGCCCAGCTTGGActaggagagaagagaaggagaaagagagagacataagACACGCACCAGTGCACTAACACACATACTCAGACACAACTCCACTCCCACAGATAACGCAGATCTAATTGCTGTGTAATTGGTTCAATGAGTTGGTATGTGACAGAGTGGCCTTTACAGAGACAAGCCTTTGacctacacgcacacacacatttacatacactcacacattcagGCACCAGGAGGCACACAAAACCattccattacacacacacacacacacacacacacacacacacacacacatacacacaaaacctagAGTCTGTGGCCAAGGATAATGTATGCCCTCTAAATTACATTTGATGAATAACTTAACATTTAAAGCACTGCTCTAATTTAGGCTGGAGTAAAGGGGGAAGGTGGGAGGGGTGGTACGGAAAAATGAGCTTGACATGACCCAGTTACATTTATGAATGAGTTTGTTCCCTGTAGTGAGGCcgatttcattttcaattggTCATTGCAGAAAACATGCATAagtaaaacaataacaatgaaacTTTGCGAGGACAGAGACTGACTACAGGGTGAACAATTAATAGATTATTTCCAACAATAGAGGGATGGAAATTTAACAGTCTAGCCCATGCTAATGGTGATGGTATGAGGTTTGTAAGCAAATAATGTTGCTGTAAGTCCCCAAACTCCTTAGGGGTGCAGTGGTTTTTCTATAAATTTCACCACTAGctgaaacagcaaaaacaggacCAATAGTGTCAGTGCACATAAAATTTCATAATATAAGACCTTAAACTACCTCCACCAGCCCCTTCCTGACTGGCTACAAATTGAGCATGCTTGACATTGTAAgcacgtgtctgtgtgttaacTGGATCATCCATCTAGCTGTCAAACTTTTCAAGACCACAGTAAAGATGTAAGATAATCAGTTCTCCCAAATTAAATTTCTCaataagtttttatttattgtgtctCAACCTGGCCCAGGAAACTACATAGAAATGTCTCTAAAAAGACCAGCAGCACTCTAGCCGGCCAGTCAGTTTGCTTTACGAGCCAAGGCTGCAGAATCTGATTTCTAAGAAATGGATGAAGCTGAAGGCAGAAAAGGACACAGGAAGAAGAGACTGATAAACAAGTAAGTAAGAGAAAGTTTTtgggagaaaaaatatttaagttTATGCAATGTTCTGTGACATTTTAGTGGATAACTTATGTAtctatttaattaattaaataattaagttatttattcatttatgtatttatttattgccaaaTGTTCAATTAAGATGGTGGTAACCTCACCCTCGAACATTTCAAAAGAGCACACATGTAACACATATTCATTTATGGTCTGACAAAGTGTGAGGGGGTGTGATTAAAATACAAAGTAAACTATGTGATTTCAAAGATGCAGAATTAGGAAAACCTACATGCCAAGATTCTCCACACTGTGCAACTGAAGTGGAGAATAAACACAAATGGGAATTTCctgctgttacacacacacacacacacacacacgtacacaggcACAGAAGCAGACATACAAGCAAGGGGGGGGTAGGGtgtcaggcagagagagagcttgGGAAACCTGTGGGCCAGCACAACAAGAAACATTCATGAGGAAATTTCCGAGTCATTCCAGTGGAAGTGACTGCCAATGTTTCAACTGTGCAAACAAAACGCAGGGATTCAGATGGGCTGCACAACATGCTCTAACACTGCAACAGTACACAGTGCTACATTCAGTTTCCACCTGATCACAATGTATCACCATGAATGTGCTGATAAACTAAAGCGTGCACACATGAAGATACCCACTTGTATGAAGTTGAACTCCCTCCAGCTGAGGGCGTTGCTGACGGAGGGGAGAGAGCTTATTCCCAAAATGACATACAGGCCGAATCCCAGAATACCCATGGAGTAGTAGGAGTCAGTGTACCAGGCTGTGCTGGTCTCAAAGTCGACTGTCTTGTTCTCCCTGATCTGATAATGACAGAGAGTGAAAAGAGGCACAAACTGTTTCTGCACCGATGGGAACAGCTTAATAACGATCATGCCATAATTATCATGAGCATGTATCATCATATATTGATGGGCAGTCGTGCTTGTGCAGCTCCGTATTTATTCAAAATAAACAGTTATTTTTTACTCTGTGGCAGACTTACCGTCTTGACAGTGCTATCTTTAATCTTGTATCTCACATAGTATCTGAGGACAAATTCATagaataaacaaagaaataaattttaaaaatacctATCAAAGAAATATATGAGAAATATCAAGTAAATGACTTTTCCATAAATTATAGGTATTTGCCAGCTgaatacataataaaaacaataaaagactaAATAATTAAAGCTCTAACAACACAGGGGAACTTCAAGAAAATCAGCTGAATGACTTGAAATAAACTCTGGTATTACTCATCTGCTTAAGTAACTGGAGTTGTCACGGGTTAAGGATGGTAAGATCCAAAGTTTAATGGCGTGACTCCTGCAGGGAATTGCACTTTCTCAGAAACATCTCCTCTATTACCCATCAATTTAAGAAACAATATGTTAGGTACTGAAGGTTTATATTAGCAGTAGCCCGAGTTTAATTGTGTAATTACTTTCTAGAAATTGATTTCAGCACATCCACAGCCTAATAGAAACCTTCAGTACCTGCGAGATTGTTTCTTAGATTGATGGGTAGTAGAGAAGATGCTTCCCAGAAAGTGGAACCTGATTCCCTGAAAACGATGCTGTTAAACTCAGACTGTTACCCTTCTGATACCTACAGTAGTTACCTAGCCTACAGTAGTTAGTCTTTGATATATTTTAATTGCTTAGTCATCTATCCTTCTTACCTTGAATGTAAAACTTGGCAAGTACCTACTAAGAGTGGTATTCACTAATTTGAGCTACTTACTACTAGGAGCTACTTAAGAGCAAGGCCATCACTCAAAGAGACACAAATCTGATTGTCTGTGTTAAcagttacattacatttatgAAATTCATACTTAATACTTACAGAGATGATACATTCTTCACTTGTTTGCAGAGAGCAAACTATTACCACAATGTCATGCCAACAcatgtactttttaattttcaaaaaccacatttaatttttcatatttccatCTTATTTTTCTACTTCACATTATAAAGTCTGATACTCTCATGCATTTTAGCTACATTTTGCTAAACTGAAACTCAGCAGCATTTAACAACATGACTTTGTGTGCCtaccaagtcattttgttaaATACAGCCTTTGAGGTGCAGGGCTAAGCTGCAGTGTGACTGTAGAAATAACACAGGTAATTTTAAGTGGGAAACAAAGGGCCCACTTCCATCGTCAGGAAATTCAGAATGGCGGACTGACAacttattttgtttcattttgtgtgtgtgtgtgtttgtgtgtgtgtctgtgtgttattttgacttCTCAGTGGATCATAGTgagcaacaaaacaaagctaCAGCTAGAAGCTATCTAGTAAAGAGTATCAAAGACTTAGAGGTGACAACAAGTCAAAATCCTTAGCATTCATATATGTTTTGGGGGAATGCAACAACTAAAATTGAACATAATGTTTCAGAGGAGACCCTGTGTTTGAAATTTATGGTTAAAAGGCAAAGGGATGTGCAATAGTGTTGCATACCGTATGGGAATGAGCAGGGTGTATAGCACGTGTAGAGAGGCAAAGCCAAGTGCCAACAGACCAAGCTGTTTCCTGCACAGCATCCAACGATCCAGCCAGTCGGGGAAGCGC
The Myripristis murdjan chromosome 16, fMyrMur1.1, whole genome shotgun sequence DNA segment above includes these coding regions:
- the LOC115373976 gene encoding mucosal pentraxin-like, whose translation is MKFLLLLVMLTACAATPQDLSGKMFTFPQQTSTAHVKLSTTREDFSAVTACLRSFTDLSRNHILFSLATPSAANDFLLFKKAAAGQIEVYARDVTAVFDGQEYKLNAWLSVCATWDSASGLEQLWLNGKPSCRKFTSAGSNITGHTIITLGQEQDSHGGGFDAKQSFVGMISDVHMWDHVLSPCEISRYMDNLNFTPGNVLNWRELDFQIIGRVLLEEKQNICY